One genomic window of Pseudomonas chlororaphis subsp. piscium includes the following:
- the pilQ gene encoding type IV pilus secretin PilQ, protein MNRIFSAFGIALWMALLSPMVMAASLKALDVAALPGDRLELKLTFDGPVPEPRGYTTDQPARIALDLPGVASQLVSKSRDLGNGNARSVTVVESGQRTRVVVNLVALAPYSTRVVGNQLFVVIGQGATAAQSAPGLPDVAPGRAKAAASAGRSIRSVDFQRGEQGEGNVLIDLSDSGMSPDIQERDGKLVLTFAKARLPEPLRVRLDVKDFATPVQFVSARAESGKAIITIEPGGTFDYSTYQTDNKLTVSVRPMTSGDLQKRNAERSAYNGEKLSLNFQDIEVRSVLQLIADFTNLNLVASDTVQGGITLRLQNVPWDQALDLVLKTKGLDKRKVGNVLLVAPADEIAARERQELESQKQIADLEPLRRELLQVNYAKAAEIAKLFQSVTRAEDKSDERGSITVDERTNNIIAYQTRERLDELRRIVSQLDIPVRQVMIEARIVEANVDYDKSLGVRWGGSIQNQGNWNASGVSNGTNGSSTIGTPGSTSSNSPFVDLGATANTSGLGIAFITDNVLLDLELTAMEKTGNGEIVSQPKVVTSDKETAKILKGTEIPYQEAASSGATSVSFKEASLSLEVTPQITPDNRIIMEVKVTKDEPDYLNKVQDVPPIKKNEVNAKVLINDGETIVIGGVFSNTQSKVVDKVPFLGDVPYLGRLFRRDVVSEKKSELLVFLTPRIMNNQAIAVSH, encoded by the coding sequence ATGAACAGGATCTTTTCAGCCTTCGGTATTGCGCTATGGATGGCGTTGCTTTCACCGATGGTCATGGCGGCCAGCCTCAAGGCCCTGGATGTCGCGGCACTGCCGGGGGATCGCCTGGAGTTGAAACTCACCTTCGATGGGCCGGTGCCCGAACCGCGGGGTTATACCACCGACCAGCCGGCGCGGATCGCCCTCGATCTGCCGGGTGTCGCCAGCCAGCTGGTGAGCAAGAGCCGCGATCTGGGCAATGGCAATGCGCGCAGCGTGACGGTGGTCGAATCGGGGCAGCGTACCCGGGTGGTGGTCAACCTGGTGGCGTTGGCGCCCTACAGCACCAGGGTTGTCGGTAATCAACTGTTTGTGGTGATCGGCCAGGGGGCGACGGCGGCGCAGAGTGCGCCGGGGCTGCCTGATGTCGCGCCTGGGCGGGCCAAGGCCGCGGCTTCCGCGGGGCGGTCGATTCGCAGCGTGGATTTCCAGCGCGGCGAGCAGGGCGAGGGCAATGTACTGATCGACCTCTCCGATTCGGGAATGAGCCCGGATATACAGGAGCGCGACGGCAAGCTCGTTCTCACCTTCGCCAAGGCTCGCCTGCCAGAGCCCTTGCGGGTCAGGCTCGACGTCAAGGATTTCGCCACCCCGGTGCAGTTCGTCAGTGCCCGGGCGGAGTCCGGCAAGGCCATCATCACCATCGAGCCCGGCGGCACCTTCGATTACTCGACCTACCAGACGGACAACAAGCTCACGGTGAGCGTCAGGCCGATGACTTCGGGCGATCTGCAGAAACGCAACGCCGAGCGCTCGGCCTATAACGGCGAGAAGCTCTCGCTGAACTTCCAGGACATCGAGGTTCGCTCGGTGCTGCAACTGATCGCCGACTTCACCAACCTCAACCTGGTGGCCAGCGATACGGTGCAGGGCGGCATTACCTTGCGCCTGCAGAATGTGCCGTGGGACCAGGCCCTCGATCTGGTGCTCAAGACCAAGGGGCTGGACAAGCGCAAGGTGGGCAATGTGTTGCTGGTGGCGCCGGCCGATGAAATCGCCGCCCGCGAACGCCAGGAACTGGAGTCACAGAAGCAGATCGCCGACCTGGAGCCGCTGCGGCGCGAACTGCTGCAGGTCAACTACGCCAAGGCCGCAGAAATCGCCAAGTTGTTCCAGTCGGTCACCCGCGCCGAGGACAAGTCAGACGAGCGTGGTTCGATTACCGTCGATGAACGGACCAACAACATCATTGCCTACCAGACCCGGGAGCGCCTGGACGAGCTGCGGCGGATTGTCAGCCAGCTGGATATCCCAGTGCGCCAGGTGATGATCGAGGCGCGGATCGTCGAGGCTAACGTCGACTACGACAAAAGTCTGGGCGTGCGCTGGGGAGGTTCGATCCAGAACCAGGGCAACTGGAATGCCTCGGGGGTCAGCAACGGCACCAACGGCTCTTCCACCATAGGTACGCCGGGCAGTACCAGCAGCAATTCACCCTTCGTCGACCTGGGCGCCACCGCCAATACCTCCGGCCTGGGTATCGCCTTCATCACCGACAACGTGTTGCTGGACCTTGAACTGACGGCCATGGAAAAGACCGGTAACGGTGAAATCGTCTCCCAGCCCAAGGTCGTCACGTCCGACAAGGAGACGGCGAAGATCCTCAAGGGTACGGAAATCCCCTATCAGGAAGCCGCTTCCAGTGGGGCGACCTCGGTGTCCTTCAAGGAGGCCTCGCTGTCCCTGGAGGTGACGCCGCAGATCACCCCGGATAACCGCATCATCATGGAGGTCAAGGTCACCAAGGACGAGCCGGACTACCTGAACAAGGTCCAGGACGTGCCGCCGATCAAGAAAAACGAGGTCAACGCCAAGGTCCTGATCAACGACGGAGAAACCATCGTTATCGGTGGGGTTTTCTCCAATACGCAAAGCAAGGTTGTAGATAAGGTGCCATTTCTCGGCGATGTGCCGTATCTTGGCCGACTTTTCCGGCGTGACGTGGTGTCGGAGAAAAAATCCGAGCTGCTGGTATTTCTCACTCCGCGTATCATGAACAACCAGGCGATTGCTGTGAGTCATTGA
- a CDS encoding PilN domain-containing protein, with translation MARINLLPWREARREQRRRHFLLALAAAAAVALGALFAGDRIIDRAIDRQLARNNHVGAQITLLDQRIAKIGELKLHREQLVERMKIIQDLQGNRSTSARVFDQLARTLPDGVYFTDVRMSGQILSITGAAESNHRVSDLMRNLDASDWFDAPSLTEVKAAGADNADQVNVFQLTVHQARPAMGEGGQ, from the coding sequence ATGGCGCGGATCAATCTTCTTCCTTGGCGCGAGGCGCGGCGTGAACAGCGGCGTCGCCACTTTCTCCTGGCCCTGGCTGCTGCTGCTGCGGTGGCCCTGGGTGCGCTGTTTGCGGGCGACAGGATCATCGACCGGGCGATCGACAGGCAGCTGGCACGCAACAACCACGTTGGGGCGCAGATCACCTTGCTCGATCAGCGAATCGCCAAGATCGGCGAGCTGAAGCTGCATCGCGAGCAACTGGTGGAGCGGATGAAGATCATCCAGGACCTGCAAGGCAATCGCTCCACCAGCGCGCGGGTGTTCGACCAGTTGGCCCGCACCTTGCCGGACGGGGTGTATTTCACCGATGTGAGGATGAGCGGGCAGATTCTTTCCATCACCGGGGCGGCTGAATCGAACCACCGTGTTTCGGACCTGATGCGCAACCTGGACGCCTCCGACTGGTTCGACGCGCCGAGCTTGACGGAGGTCAAGGCCGCCGGGGCGGACAACGCCGACCAGGTCAATGTGTTTCAGTTGACCGTCCATCAGGCCCGGCCCGCCATGGGCGAGGGCGGGCAATGA
- a CDS encoding penicillin-binding protein 1A codes for MRLLKFFGWSIVAVFCGLLLALSGAFLYLSPGLPSVEALRSIQLQIPLRVYSSDGKLIAEFGEMRRTPIRFADIPPNFINALLSAEDDNFANHYGVDPSSLMRAATQLVKSGHIQSGGSTITMQVAKNFFLSSERSFSRKTTEILLALQIERQLTKDEILELYVNKIYLGNRAYGIEAAAQVYYGKSIRDVSLAQMAMIAGLPKAPSRFNPLANPARSKERRDWILGRMYKLGKISEADYQAAVAEPLNASYHVPTPEVNAPYIAEMARAEMVGRYGSDAYTEGFRVTTTVPSDLQELANTAVHEGLITYDQRHGYRGPESRLPGKTHAAWAQELTKQRSISGLEPAIVTQVDKNGLQVLTRTGEEHVGWDSMKWARPFLNTNSMGAAPKQPSDVAQVGDLIRVQRQADDSLKFRQIPVVQGALVSLDPQNGAIRSLVGGFAFEQSNYNRALQAKRQPGSSFKPFVYSAALDNGYTAASLVNDAPIVFVDEYLDKVWRPKNDTNTFLGPIRMREALYKSRNLVSIRLLQSLGVDRTIDYISKFGFNKQDLPRNLSLALGTATLTPMEIATGWSVFANGGYKVTPYIIDKIESRNGETLFTANPPSVPVGDTASSGIAAPTEQSFTVNSVPGETPSQAPVQAPAVAERIIDGRTTYILNSMLEDVIKLGTGRRALALGRTDLAGKTGTTNESKDAWFSGYNADYVTTVWTGFDQPESLGRREYGGTVALPIWMNYMGAALKDKPAHTQAEPEGILSLRVDPVSGRAATPGTPNAYFELFKSEDTPPSVNELGNGYAPGSPLPADESAPIDLF; via the coding sequence ATTCGTCTGCTGAAGTTTTTCGGGTGGTCCATCGTCGCTGTGTTCTGCGGGCTGCTCCTCGCTCTCTCCGGCGCGTTTCTCTATCTTAGTCCTGGGTTACCGTCGGTAGAGGCGCTCAGAAGTATCCAGTTGCAGATTCCCCTGCGGGTGTACAGCAGCGACGGCAAGTTGATCGCAGAATTTGGTGAAATGCGCCGTACTCCGATCCGTTTCGCCGACATTCCCCCCAACTTCATCAATGCGTTACTAAGTGCTGAAGACGACAATTTCGCCAATCACTACGGCGTCGATCCCAGCAGCCTGATGCGTGCCGCGACCCAGTTGGTCAAGAGCGGACACATCCAGTCCGGCGGCAGCACCATCACCATGCAGGTGGCAAAGAACTTCTTCCTGAGCAGCGAACGCAGCTTCTCGCGCAAGACCACCGAGATCCTCCTGGCCCTGCAAATCGAGCGCCAACTGACCAAGGACGAGATCCTCGAGCTGTACGTCAACAAGATCTACCTGGGTAACCGTGCCTACGGCATCGAGGCCGCGGCCCAGGTGTACTACGGCAAGTCGATTCGCGATGTCAGCCTGGCGCAGATGGCCATGATCGCCGGCCTGCCCAAGGCCCCGTCGCGCTTCAACCCGCTGGCCAACCCGGCGCGCAGCAAGGAGCGCCGCGACTGGATCCTCGGGCGCATGTACAAGCTCGGCAAGATCAGCGAGGCCGATTACCAGGCTGCCGTGGCCGAGCCGCTGAACGCCAGCTATCACGTACCGACGCCGGAAGTGAACGCACCCTACATCGCCGAAATGGCCCGCGCCGAGATGGTCGGTCGTTATGGCAGCGACGCCTACACCGAAGGTTTCCGCGTCACCACCACGGTACCGAGCGATCTGCAGGAACTGGCCAACACCGCCGTCCATGAAGGCCTGATCACCTACGACCAGCGCCACGGCTACCGCGGCCCCGAATCGCGCCTGCCCGGCAAGACCCACGCCGCCTGGGCCCAGGAGTTGACCAAGCAGCGCAGCATCAGCGGCCTGGAGCCGGCGATCGTCACCCAGGTCGACAAGAATGGCCTGCAGGTACTGACCCGCACCGGCGAAGAGCATGTGGGCTGGGACAGCATGAAATGGGCGCGCCCGTTCCTGAACACCAACAGCATGGGCGCAGCGCCCAAGCAGCCGAGCGATGTCGCCCAGGTCGGCGACCTGATTCGCGTGCAGCGCCAGGCGGACGACTCGCTCAAGTTCCGCCAGATCCCGGTCGTTCAGGGCGCGCTGGTGTCCCTCGACCCGCAAAACGGCGCCATTCGCTCGCTGGTGGGCGGTTTCGCCTTCGAGCAAAGCAACTACAACCGGGCACTGCAGGCCAAGCGCCAACCCGGCTCCAGCTTCAAGCCATTCGTCTATAGCGCCGCGCTGGACAATGGCTACACCGCCGCCAGCCTGGTGAACGATGCACCGATCGTGTTCGTCGACGAGTACCTGGACAAGGTCTGGCGTCCGAAAAACGACACCAACACCTTCCTCGGCCCGATCCGCATGCGCGAGGCGCTGTACAAGTCGCGCAACCTGGTTTCGATCCGCCTCCTGCAAAGCCTGGGCGTGGACCGCACCATCGACTACATCAGCAAGTTCGGCTTCAACAAACAGGACCTGCCGCGCAACCTGTCGCTGGCCCTGGGCACCGCGACCCTGACCCCGATGGAAATCGCCACCGGCTGGAGCGTGTTCGCCAACGGCGGCTACAAGGTCACTCCGTACATCATCGACAAGATCGAGAGCCGCAACGGCGAAACCCTGTTCACCGCCAACCCGCCGAGCGTACCGGTTGGCGACACGGCCAGCAGCGGGATCGCGGCACCGACAGAACAGAGCTTCACGGTGAACAGCGTCCCTGGCGAAACCCCGAGCCAGGCCCCTGTGCAGGCGCCCGCGGTGGCCGAACGCATCATCGACGGCCGCACCACCTACATCCTCAACAGCATGCTGGAAGACGTGATCAAGCTCGGTACCGGGCGACGCGCCCTGGCCCTGGGCCGCACCGACCTGGCCGGCAAGACCGGGACCACCAACGAATCCAAGGACGCCTGGTTCTCCGGTTACAACGCCGACTACGTGACCACGGTCTGGACCGGTTTCGACCAGCCGGAAAGCCTGGGCCGCCGCGAGTACGGCGGCACCGTGGCCCTGCCGATCTGGATGAACTACATGGGCGCCGCCCTCAAGGACAAGCCGGCCCATACCCAGGCCGAGCCGGAAGGCATTCTCAGCCTGCGGGTCGATCCGGTCAGCGGCCGCGCCGCGACACCGGGCACGCCGAACGCCTACTTCGAACTGTTCAAGAGCGAAGACACACCGCCTTCGGTCAACGAACTGGGCAATGGCTACGCCCCTGGCAGCCCACTGCCGGCGGACGAGTCGGCGCCGATCGATCTGTTCTGA
- a CDS encoding pilus assembly protein PilP, with translation MKRLRGLLLGLILVGLAGCGGDDDFSDLDAYMNEVRLRPPGEIEPMPAFRSYPTFTYNAAPLRSPFQPAVRVDLAGRGAGLPGVKPDPNRSKQYLEGFSIEQFEMVGTLSNASGFFALLRGAGGVHRLKVGDYLGRNDGRIVAISDSQVDVVEIVPDGAGAWLERPRTIPLKEHS, from the coding sequence ATGAAGCGCCTTCGCGGCTTGCTGCTTGGGCTGATCCTTGTCGGGCTGGCCGGCTGTGGCGGCGATGACGACTTCAGCGATCTGGATGCCTATATGAACGAGGTGCGGTTACGGCCGCCCGGTGAGATTGAACCAATGCCGGCATTCAGGTCTTACCCAACGTTCACTTATAACGCCGCACCCTTGCGCAGCCCGTTTCAGCCGGCGGTCCGGGTGGACCTGGCGGGACGCGGGGCAGGCTTGCCCGGGGTCAAGCCGGATCCGAACCGCAGCAAGCAGTATCTCGAGGGCTTCAGCATCGAGCAGTTCGAGATGGTGGGCACTCTTTCCAACGCCTCCGGCTTCTTTGCGCTGTTGCGCGGTGCCGGTGGCGTGCATCGGCTGAAGGTCGGCGACTACCTGGGCCGAAACGATGGGCGGATTGTCGCGATCAGCGATTCACAGGTCGACGTGGTCGAGATTGTTCCCGATGGAGCGGGAGCGTGGCTGGAGCGACCACGGACCATTCCATTAAAAGAGCATTCATAG
- a CDS encoding malic enzyme-like NAD(P)-binding protein, with product MSDLKTAALEYHANPRPGKLSVELTKATATARDLSLAYSPGVAEPVREIARDPELAYKYTGKGNLVAVISDGTAILGLGNLGPLASKPVMEGKGVLFKRFAGIDVFDIEVDSESPQAFIDTVKRISITFGGINLEDIKAPECFEIERALIEQCDIPVFHDDQHGTAIVTAAGMINALEIAGKTLSDAKIVCLGAGAAAISCMKLLVSMGARIENIFMVDRTGVIHSGRDDLNQYKAVFAHTTDKRTLADALKGADVFVGLSGPNLLSAEGLSSMAANPIVFACSNPDPEIAPELAHATRSDVIMATGRSDYPNQVNNVLGFPFIFRGALDVRAKRINEEMKVAAANALRELAKLPVPQEVCDAYGGIKLEFGREYIIPKPMDARLITVISDAVAKAAIETGVATLPYPKNYPLKSVDDVFNG from the coding sequence ATGTCTGATTTGAAAACTGCCGCTCTCGAATATCACGCCAATCCCCGTCCAGGGAAACTGAGTGTCGAGCTCACCAAGGCCACCGCTACCGCCCGCGACCTGTCGCTGGCCTACAGCCCCGGCGTAGCCGAACCAGTACGCGAAATCGCCCGCGATCCTGAACTGGCCTACAAATACACCGGCAAGGGCAACCTGGTTGCAGTCATTTCCGATGGCACCGCGATTCTCGGCCTGGGTAACCTCGGCCCGCTGGCTTCCAAGCCGGTGATGGAAGGCAAGGGTGTGCTGTTCAAGCGCTTCGCCGGCATCGACGTATTCGACATCGAAGTCGACTCCGAAAGCCCGCAAGCCTTCATCGACACCGTCAAGCGCATCTCCATCACCTTCGGTGGCATCAACCTGGAAGACATCAAGGCGCCAGAGTGCTTCGAGATCGAGCGCGCCCTGATCGAGCAGTGCGACATTCCGGTATTCCACGATGACCAGCACGGCACCGCTATCGTGACCGCGGCCGGCATGATCAACGCCCTGGAAATCGCTGGCAAAACCCTGTCGGACGCGAAGATCGTCTGCCTGGGCGCCGGCGCCGCCGCCATCTCCTGCATGAAGCTGCTGGTGAGCATGGGCGCGCGGATCGAAAACATCTTCATGGTCGACCGTACCGGCGTGATCCACTCCGGCCGCGATGACCTGAACCAGTACAAGGCGGTCTTCGCCCACACCACCGACAAGCGCACCCTGGCTGACGCCCTGAAAGGCGCGGACGTGTTCGTTGGCCTGTCCGGCCCGAACCTGCTGAGCGCCGAGGGCCTGAGCTCCATGGCCGCCAACCCGATCGTGTTCGCCTGCTCGAACCCTGATCCGGAAATCGCCCCGGAACTGGCGCACGCCACCCGTAGCGACGTGATCATGGCCACCGGCCGTTCGGACTACCCGAACCAGGTCAACAACGTGCTGGGCTTCCCGTTCATCTTCCGTGGTGCCCTGGACGTTCGCGCCAAGCGCATCAACGAAGAAATGAAAGTGGCCGCGGCCAACGCCCTGCGCGAACTGGCCAAGCTGCCGGTGCCTCAGGAAGTGTGCGACGCCTACGGCGGCATCAAGCTGGAGTTCGGCCGTGAGTACATCATTCCGAAGCCAATGGATGCTCGTCTGATCACCGTGATCTCCGACGCTGTGGCCAAGGCCGCGATCGAGACCGGCGTGGCGACCCTGCCGTATCCGAAGAACTACCCGCTGAAAAGCGTGGATGACGTGTTCAACGGCTAA
- the aroK gene encoding shikimate kinase AroK, with the protein MRNLILVGPMGAGKSTIGRLLAKELRLPFKDSDKEIELRTGANIPWIFDKEGEPGFRDREQAMIAELCSADGVVLATGGGAVMREANRLALHAGGRVVYLHASVEQQVGRTARDRNRPLLRTADPAKTLRDLLAIRDPLYREIADLVVETDERPPRMVVLDILDRLQQLPPR; encoded by the coding sequence GTGCGAAATTTGATTCTTGTTGGGCCAATGGGGGCTGGAAAAAGCACCATTGGTCGCTTGCTGGCCAAAGAGCTGCGTCTGCCATTCAAAGATTCCGATAAGGAAATTGAGTTGCGCACGGGCGCCAATATCCCGTGGATCTTCGATAAGGAAGGCGAACCGGGCTTTCGTGATCGGGAACAGGCCATGATCGCCGAGCTGTGCTCCGCCGATGGCGTGGTCCTGGCGACCGGCGGCGGCGCGGTGATGCGTGAAGCCAACCGTCTGGCGCTGCATGCCGGGGGGCGCGTGGTCTATCTGCATGCCTCGGTGGAGCAGCAGGTCGGTCGTACCGCCCGGGATCGCAATCGACCGCTGCTGCGCACGGCCGATCCGGCGAAGACCCTGCGGGACCTGCTGGCGATTCGCGATCCGCTTTATCGGGAAATCGCCGACCTGGTGGTTGAAACCGATGAGCGGCCACCGCGTATGGTGGTGCTGGACATACTGGACCGCCTGCAGCAACTGCCTCCCCGTTAA
- the aroB gene encoding 3-dehydroquinate synthase encodes MQTLKVDLGERSYPIHIGEGLLDRPELLVPHIAGRQVAIVSNETVAPLYLERLKRSLAQFSVISVVLPDGEAFKNWETLQLIFDGLLTARHDRRTTIIALGGGVIGDMAGFAAACYQRGVDFIQIPTTLLSQVDSSVGGKTGINHPLGKNMVGAFYQPNVVLIDTASLNTLPARELSAGLAEVIKYGLICDEPFLTWLEDNVDRLRALDQQALTYAIERSCAAKAAVVGADERESGVRATLNLGHTFGHAIETHMGYGVWLHGEAVAAGTVMALEMSARLGWITAEERDRGIRLFQRAGLPVIPPEEMTEADFLEHMAIDKKVIDGRLRLVLLRRMGEAVVTDDYPKEVLQATLGADYRALAQLKG; translated from the coding sequence ATGCAGACACTTAAGGTCGATCTAGGCGAGCGCAGCTACCCGATTCATATTGGCGAAGGTTTGTTGGACCGGCCCGAGTTGCTGGTTCCCCACATCGCCGGGCGGCAAGTGGCGATCGTTTCCAATGAAACCGTAGCACCGCTGTACCTTGAGCGTCTGAAACGCAGCCTTGCGCAGTTCTCGGTGATCTCGGTGGTTCTGCCCGACGGCGAAGCATTCAAGAACTGGGAAACCCTGCAGCTTATTTTCGATGGCCTGCTGACTGCACGGCACGACCGCCGGACCACGATCATCGCCCTCGGTGGCGGTGTGATCGGCGACATGGCCGGTTTTGCCGCGGCCTGCTATCAGCGCGGTGTCGATTTCATCCAGATTCCTACCACCTTGCTGTCCCAGGTCGATTCGTCGGTGGGTGGCAAGACCGGTATCAACCATCCGCTGGGCAAGAACATGGTCGGCGCTTTCTATCAGCCCAACGTGGTGCTGATCGATACCGCCTCGCTCAATACCCTGCCGGCTCGCGAGCTGTCGGCTGGCCTGGCGGAAGTCATCAAGTACGGTCTGATCTGCGACGAACCCTTCCTTACCTGGCTCGAAGACAACGTCGACCGCTTGCGAGCCCTGGACCAGCAGGCGCTGACCTATGCCATCGAGCGCTCCTGCGCGGCCAAGGCGGCCGTGGTTGGCGCCGACGAACGTGAGTCCGGCGTACGCGCCACGCTGAACCTGGGGCATACCTTCGGCCACGCCATCGAAACCCACATGGGCTATGGTGTCTGGCTGCATGGTGAAGCGGTCGCTGCTGGCACCGTAATGGCGCTGGAGATGTCCGCACGCCTTGGCTGGATCACCGCCGAGGAGCGTGACCGCGGTATTCGCCTGTTCCAGCGCGCGGGCTTGCCGGTCATTCCACCTGAGGAAATGACCGAAGCGGATTTTCTCGAACACATGGCAATTGACAAGAAAGTGATCGATGGTCGTTTGCGTCTGGTGCTGTTGCGCCGCATGGGCGAAGCCGTAGTGACCGACGATTATCCGAAAGAGGTTTTACAGGCCACGCTGGGAGCGGATTACCGCGCCCTGGCTCAGCTTAAAGGTTAA
- a CDS encoding type 4a pilus biogenesis protein PilO: MSLSGGWVQMCRIDLGELEMSNMGAWPALVKGVIAALVMLLVLTLGYNLYLKDLLLQLDQRRADEAVLKQQFASKARLVANLGPYTEQMKAMETAFDLMLRQLPSDTEVPGLLEDISRTGLGSGLEFEEIKLLPEVVQPFYVELPIQITVTGGYHELATFVSGVAGLPRIVTLHDFEIKPVTPEVGSKLRMNILARTYRYKVPRP, from the coding sequence ATGAGCCTGTCCGGCGGGTGGGTGCAGATGTGCCGGATCGATCTCGGCGAGCTGGAAATGAGCAACATGGGGGCGTGGCCGGCGCTGGTCAAAGGCGTGATCGCGGCGCTGGTCATGCTGCTGGTGCTGACCCTCGGCTACAACCTGTACCTCAAGGATCTGTTGCTACAACTCGACCAGCGTCGTGCAGATGAGGCCGTACTGAAACAGCAGTTCGCCAGCAAGGCGCGCCTGGTGGCCAACCTGGGGCCTTACACCGAACAGATGAAGGCCATGGAAACTGCCTTTGACCTTATGCTGCGCCAGCTGCCCAGCGATACCGAGGTGCCGGGCCTGCTTGAGGACATCAGTCGCACCGGGCTTGGCAGCGGGCTGGAGTTCGAAGAGATCAAGTTGTTGCCGGAGGTGGTCCAGCCGTTTTACGTCGAATTGCCGATCCAGATCACGGTCACCGGCGGCTATCACGAGCTGGCGACTTTCGTCAGCGGCGTGGCCGGCTTGCCGCGAATCGTCACCCTGCATGATTTCGAGATCAAACCGGTCACGCCGGAGGTTGGCTCGAAGCTACGCATGAACATTCTGGCCCGGACTTACCGCTACAAGGTGCCCCGTCCATGA
- a CDS encoding pilus assembly protein PilM: protein MLGLFSKKASSLLGIDISSTSVKLLELSRVGNRFRVEAYGVESLPASAVVEKNIVEPEGVGHALSRLLARVRPGAKHAALALAGSAVISKVIEMEAGLSDDDRESQLKVDADQYIPYPLDEASIDFDVLGYSARNPERVDVLLAACRKEHIEVREAALEFAGLTARVVDLEACALERSFALAAGSPVDRTVALVDIGATLTTLSVVHEGQIIYSREQLFGGHQLTEHIQRRYGLSIEEADLAKKQGGLPDDYVSEVLQPFQEAVVQQVSRSLQFLQASGPQRQVDSILLAGGSASVPGLAPLIEQRLGLPVLISNPFVGMSIGGKVDAAALASEAPSLMIACGLALRSFD, encoded by the coding sequence GTGCTAGGACTCTTCAGTAAAAAGGCGAGTTCCCTTCTGGGGATCGATATCAGCTCCACCTCGGTCAAGCTTCTTGAGTTGAGCCGGGTCGGCAACCGCTTTCGGGTCGAGGCCTATGGGGTGGAGTCGTTGCCGGCCAGCGCCGTGGTCGAGAAAAACATCGTCGAACCCGAAGGGGTGGGGCATGCCCTGTCTCGCCTGCTGGCCAGGGTCCGGCCGGGAGCGAAGCACGCGGCGCTGGCGCTGGCCGGTTCGGCGGTGATCAGCAAGGTCATCGAGATGGAGGCCGGACTTTCCGATGACGATCGGGAGAGCCAGCTCAAGGTTGACGCCGACCAGTACATTCCCTATCCGCTGGACGAGGCCTCCATCGATTTCGACGTCCTCGGCTATTCGGCCCGCAATCCCGAACGGGTCGATGTGCTGTTGGCGGCCTGTCGCAAGGAGCACATCGAAGTTCGCGAGGCGGCGCTCGAGTTCGCCGGGCTGACGGCGCGGGTAGTGGACCTGGAAGCCTGCGCGCTGGAGCGCTCATTCGCCCTGGCGGCCGGGTCGCCGGTTGACCGGACCGTGGCGCTGGTCGATATCGGAGCCACCCTGACCACTCTGAGCGTTGTGCATGAAGGGCAGATCATCTATTCCCGCGAGCAGCTGTTTGGCGGGCACCAACTGACCGAGCACATCCAGCGTCGTTACGGGCTGTCGATAGAAGAGGCCGACCTGGCGAAAAAGCAGGGCGGCCTGCCGGACGACTACGTCAGTGAGGTGCTGCAACCCTTTCAGGAGGCGGTCGTACAGCAGGTTTCGCGCTCGTTGCAGTTTCTCCAGGCCTCCGGTCCGCAGCGCCAGGTCGACTCCATCCTGTTGGCGGGCGGCAGCGCCTCGGTTCCGGGGCTTGCGCCATTGATCGAGCAGCGCCTGGGCTTGCCCGTGTTGATCTCCAATCCCTTCGTCGGCATGAGCATCGGCGGCAAGGTCGACGCCGCGGCCCTGGCCAGCGAGGCTCCGTCCCTGATGATCGCCTGTGGCCTGGCCTTGCGGAGTTTCGACTGA